In Marinilactibacillus sp. Marseille-P9653, the sequence AAAAATGCAGCGGACACTGTACTGCATAACCAAGGTCAAACGTGTTCTGCATTAACACGACTTTTTGTACCTAAAGATGAACTTGAACGTACAAAAGAAGTCATCAAAGACTACTATAAGGACATCAAAATTGGAGATCCAGCAGAAGAGGATACCATCGTTGGGCCATTAGTTTCAGAAGGTCAAATGGAAACGGTATTGGATTATATCGAAAAAGGTAAAAAAGAAGGCGCAGAAGTCCTAATTGGTGGCAACAAAATGGACCGTAAAGGGTATTACGTTGAACCCACGGTCTTCGTTAATGTTACCAACGATATGACAATAGCCCAAGAAGAAATCTTTGGACCTGTACTCGTTGTGATTACCTATGATTCCGTTGAGGAAGCGATCGAGCTTGCTAACGATTCTATCTACGGATTATCCGGTGGAGTTGTTGGACCCGAAGAAGAAGCTGTTAAAGTCGCTCGTCAGTTGCGTACAGGTAACATCGCAATTAACGACGCAGAACGCTCACCTAAAGCACCATTTGGTGGTTACAAACAGTCTGGTTTCGGTCGAGAAAACGGCCTTTACGGCGTTGAAGACTACTTCGAAATCAAAGCGATTTTCAGATAAATCGGATTTATAATAGAAGAACCCGAGTTGCGTGTATTTACACAACTCGGGTTCTTCTATTATATTTTTTACTCAATAAGCTCTTTTAGTAATTGTCTAACTGCATATTTTCCTGATAGAACAGCGCCTTCCATAAATTGAGGAAACGCTGGGGCTAATTCGGTACTGGCAAATACGATGTTTTGGTAGGGTTCTTTCAGTGTATGTTTTGCATCGAGAGCTCCTCCATAATGCGTGATACCACCATAACCTCCACCATAGTAAGGCGAATCCACCCATACTTTCTCTTCTATCGACTTGTAATCCTCGACACGCTCGCCCAAAACTTGCGCTAAACGATTGACTGCAAATTCTATTCTTTCATCATGTGATACGCGCGTAAGTTCAATCGCTTTATCGCCACCAACAAACATGGTCAAGCGATTTTCTCCTAGTTTCTTAGAAGATTCCATTACATTGACGCCTTCTTCTTCTCCAAACAAAACCCCAAACAACTTCTTCTTTTCACCATTGATTGTGATTTCACGCCAGAAGGGCTCTTCATAGGTAAAGGTTAACTTGATAACTGCCCCATCTATAAAACTATTCAGTGCAGGCTGAAATTTCTCTTTAAGTCTTTCACTAAACTGAATACGACGTGCTACAGTAGGTGGAACAGCGACAATCACAGCTTTTGTTTTAAAGGTCTGTCCTGTTTTCGATAAGACAGCATAGCCATCTTCCACTTCGCTAATTTCTTTGACAGGCTCTTCAAACAAAAGATTCGCCTTTGATATATCTACTAGATGGTCAATCACCTGACTCAAAGGACCCGAAGCTTGATATTTCACTTCATCTTCTTCCAGCGTGATATTTCCAATTAACCGCTTCAGTGCTTTTGGATTAATGTAATCGCTACTTACTGTAAATTCCGAAGCCACTAAACTCTTCATTGCTTTCGCTTCAACTTCATCTTCGATAGCCTCATCCACGACTTCAGATAAAGTATGGTTTTTTCTGAATGAACGATCTTCCAATAATTTTGCGTGATGATCAAAATCAATATGACCGACTTCATCTTTTGTTTCATTGATAATAATAGCGTCTTCTACTATATACGTATCGTCTAGTTTCATACCCGATTCTTTGATTAGCTGAACCATCTCAGTCATATCATCATTAACAAACTGAGCACCCAGTTCAACGTAACTTGAGCGATCTTCTGAGACTTTCGACTGTACTTTTCCCCCAGCTCGATCAGTTGCTTCAAGAAGTTTATACGATAATCCTTTTTCTTTTAAAGATCTAGCAGCGGATAGGCCAGCTAGTCCAGCGCCAATCACTATGACGTCCAATTGTTCCTGATTCATCTTTCCACTCCTATAACAGGTTTTATTTAATCAACTCCAAGACTATCAAGTTCCCACTACTAAAGCAAAAAGAAAGACTTTGGTTGTTATTTGCCTATTACTGTTGTATTGAAGAATCATTTCATTGTTAGACACATTATCTTGCTAGTCATAATTAATATTTATTCCACAAAGTTCTTGTTAGTATATATTCTTCCAGTGTCCAATCTTTCTGGTTCAATCGTTTCTTTTGTTCCTTATCTAAATTGATAATAGACTCTAATTGGTCTTCGAGCAGCTCTTCGTCTTGCAAGCTCAAACTACCAATGTTAACGAAATCTAAAATCGCATGTTTACTTATCCTACGCTTAATATAGTCGATTGATTCAATCAAAAAGTAATCCGCAAGTACGATATCTGATTCAATAAGTTCATAGACATTTTGATCTTCCAACTCAATGTAAGATAATTGAATAGTATTCTTATACATGTTCTGATTATAATTTTCGCACAATCTCTTCAGTTTACTGCTCCCAGGTGAATTTTTTGTTGTTAATAATATAACGAGATATTGTTTTAACAAGCTGGCTACCTCCTTAAAATTCTAAAGTACGTTTATACTTTACACCTTAAAGTTGCCTTTAAGGCAAGTAGGCATGTCATCTATTTAATTATTTTAGCTGGAGTACCACCCACAGTTGTATTCGCCGGAACATCTTTGGTAACTGTTGCATTAGCAGCAATGATTGCATTCTCCCCAATCGTTATACCCGGTAAAATGGTTGCTGCAGCACCTATCCAAACGTTTCTCTCTATTTTTATAGGGGATGTAATAATGCCTCTGCGATGATTAGGATCTTTTATATGATTAACAGTCAATAAATTTACTCTCGAACCAATCAGCACATCATCTTCTATTGTAATTCCACCTAAATCCACAAATGTTGCATTCTGATTGATAAAAACATTTTTACCTAATTTAATATGTTTTCCAAAATCTGTATAGAATGGGAGTAATACTGTTACCGACTCATCTATTTCTTTACCCATTATTTTCCCGAGTAATCTATTTGTACTTTCTTTCGAGCGATGGTGTGTATTGAGTTCCATAACGTGTTTTTGATTTTCATCCTGTATTCTATCAATTGTCCTAAAAAGCGCATGATTTACTCTTATTTCCTTACCTGATACTTGTTTTAATAATGAGTCCATTTGTAGGTCTCCTTTTCCAATAAGTTATCTTCAGTGTATCCTACATTTTAAAATATGTATAATACTTATATACAATAGATAGATATAGCATTTAGTTATACTAAACAGAATTAGATGAATAGTTATAGAAAAGTAGGAGGATTATATAATGGAGTTTCGCGTCTTGAGTTACTTTATGGCCGTGGCGAGAGAAAAAAATATTAGTAAAGCTGCGAAGAGTTTACATTTGTCTCAACCAACTTTATCTAAACAATTAAAAGGACTGGAAAACGAGCTGGGGGTCGTTCTTTTTGAAAGAGGAAATCGTGAAATCAAACTTACTGATGATGGAATTTTTTTGTATAACCAAGGGAAAAATATCCTTTCTTTAGTCGACAAAACAACTAGCAATTTAAAACAAGGAAAAGAACTTACTGGAGATCTATATATTGGAGCTGGAGAAACAAGAGTAATGAAACTTATAGCTCATACCCTAAAAAAGCTCTTACAAAACCATCCAGCGATTAAGCTACATTTCTATAGCGGTAACGCAGATGATGTTATGGATAAATTAAATAACGGTGTACTGGATTTTGGAATCGTCATTAATCCAACCGACAAACGGTTATATCATTCTATCGTTTTGCCTGAGAAAGATCGATGGGGTCTATTAATCCATAAACTCCATGCACTTTCTCAAAAGAAGAAGATTCTTTCAGATGATTTGATTGATCATCCTTTATTCGTTTCTCGTCAATCTCTAGTTGATGATCAGATTACTGAATGGCTTGGTGGGAATAATGATTATCTTAGTATCGTAGGTAATTATAACCTCTTATACAACGCTTCGCTTATGGTGGAAGCAGAAATTGGCAGCGCACTATGCTTAGAAGGCATTTTACAAGATTCTTCTACTTTAAAGTTTATTCCCTTATATCCTAATCTTTATTCATCGTTGAGTGTAATTTGGAAGAAAGATCATCCGTTGTCCAGTGTAGCTCAATCTTTTTTAGAAGAGCTTAAGAATCGCAATGATTCTTAAGCTCTTCTTATAAGCGTTAATCATTTTCTTTGAATGCATCCTCATGTTTCTTAAAAAAAGACCGATAGACCCTTACTTGCTCCAACTCTGTCCATTTTCTTGTTTCAACTGGATCTTGATCTAAATCATAAATTTTAGCATGATTCATCGCGAGAAAAAATGGAGAATGCGTTGAAATAATAAATTGGCAGTTAAAGAAGCGTGCGGCATCTTCAATATATTGTTTTAATTCTAACTGCTTCGTAGGTGACAAACTATTCTCTGGTTCATCTAGAAGATAAAGTCCGTTCTCTTCAATTTTTTCTATAAAATATCGAAAGGCACTTTCACCATTTGATTGTTCTCGTACGTTTTTCATTAAATTATCTCGAATGTATTTTGATTGCGTCTTTCTTCTCGCTTCATTCATTTTCTTTAACTGATCGTAGTCCTCCAGTGAACGGAGTTGAAAGTTAGCACGTTTGATATCTAAATACTCTTCAAACATTTCCGATCTTTTTTCATCTACTGCTTCATTCACAGAACGAAGCGTCAGAATAAAATCAAAAACGTCATCACTTGTAATGATTCTCTTGAAATCAGGCTGCTCAAAAGTCTCCTCAGTTTCACAAAATTCTAAGTACTTTGGAAAAAAAGAAGATTTATTGTAAAGTGCATCTCTTTCTGCTTCTATCTTTTCTGCAATGATATTCAAGGCAGTCGTTTTCCCTGAGCCGTTTCCACCGTAAAGAATCGTAATCGGCTCAAAGTCTAAACGCTCCAATCCTCTTTTCGCTAGCACTTGAAAAGGATAATAGGAGGAATAGACTTTCCTTTTTACTTTGCAAATGAAGTACAAACTTTCTACTTCATGATCTGGAAATGTGATGTTTTTGATATACATTTCATGTGCCCCTTTGTATTTATTCAGTAGCAATCAGCATAATTCTGTTTTTGAATCCACCACGCTCTGTTAGCTTTTCTAACCGCCTTTTTTCTAGACTTTCTACTGATTGCTTATGTACACCTGCCAAACTATGAATCACTTCTATAATATCTGAAAGTTCCTCAATACATGAATCATCATTTTCAGCTAACAGATATTCATTTACTTCTTCTTTTAGTTTTTGCCTAAGTTTCAACCTATATTCATTCTCGTTCAAGACTTTAAAATGGCCTATTTGTCCATTGTTTTCAAGAATTTGAGGAATATTGTCTCTTACAAGTTTGTTATAATTTTTCATTGTTTTCTCTCCTTTCTACTCGTTCATATTTACGTTACGGACTTCCTTATTAAGTATAATAACATTTGTATCAGAAAATTTTCCTCTAATTATTTTTTTGACCGTATTTTAGTTTATAATCTATAGTGGGAAGAGGAGGATATTATGATAACGATTAAAGAGATTACAAACATCACAACTGAACAAGCAGAATTAGTGGACTTGTTTCAAGAAGTCGTAGCTTCTGGCGCGGCGATGAACTTTCTACACCCAATGAGCGAAGAGACGGCTATTAAATACTGGAACGGTGTACTATCAGAGCATGTTCGATTGTTCGTTGCTTTATTAGACGAAGAAATCGTAGGCACGGTTCAATTACAGATGAGCGACAAAGAAAATGCTCCTCATCGCGCCGAAATCGCTAAGTTGATGACCCATCCAAAAGCACAACGGAAAGGTGTTGCCAGAACCATTTTGCAACACGTCTTAAAAGTAGCTGAAAAGGAAAAGAGAACTTTACTGCTATTAGACACAGAAAAAGAAGGACCCGCAAATGCTCTTTATCAATCGGAAGGATTTGTTTTGTACGGTGAAATTCCTGCTTATTCTCAAGATCCTTTTGGTGTTTTTAAAGACGGAAATTGTTACTACAAATATTCTCCGCAGACTAGCTAATAACTGAAAGAAAAGAGGTATGTTTTAATGTTTAAAAACCCCTATTTTCTAACATTTTTAAATATTGTAATATTTTCTGGTTATATCTTTGTTGGTATCCCAAGAGGAGATTTCATTACGCTGCTAATCGTCAGCTCACTGTTGGTCAGTCATTTAAATGGATTCAGAAAAAACTGGAATGTATATACACGTTATACGCAAATAATGTCTTTTATCTTTACAGTGCTGGTAGTTACTTACATCTTTGCAACGTTGTTTTCTTTCTTTTAAAAGTCATTTTTCCAAAAATAAAAAGCATCTAAATGATAGATTTTGGATGCTTTTTATTTTACTTTGTTTGAATAAAGTATTTCTATTGACTATTTTTGGTTCTGAAGAATTTCTTCTACAAGCTTCACGAGGTTATCGTTTGAAAAGTCAGGATCTGGGTAATAAGGATTGAATTGCGTATCTTTTCGTTTGATATAAGCTGTTTTGAGTCCGGCTTTTTTAGCACCAAACAGATCCCAGTCATGAGTCGCTACCATCACTGTTTCTTGCGCAACTAAAGCTTGTTCATTCAATACATAATTATAAATTTCTTTATAGGGTTTATATCGTTTCACAGCGTCTACTGAGTAGTAATGATCTACTTGGTTAATAATTCCAGCATTGGTTAATTGCTTCTCGACCATCTCTTCTGATGAATTCGTGACGGCAATAACAGTTAATTCGTTATCTTTTAGCAACTTCAACGCTTCTTCTACATCATCATAGGCCGGTAGTTCTTGAAATGCATCGAGGATATCGTTTTTAATATCTTCTGTTAGCTCTTTACCATTTTCCATAAACAGACTTTCAAGAGCTGCTTTTGTTAATTTACTGAAGTCTTCATACTCGTTCAGTCCACCTAGTACCGTTGAGGAATGAAGAACCGTTTTGAACCAGTAAGCCATCGCAAAGTCTCCGTCAAAGTGCTGGTCGAATTTCTCTTTCAGTAAATTTAGGTTTAATAACGTTTCGTTCATATCAAATAAGACCGTTTTAATCATCATTATCATCTCTTTCTCTGTTTTATTCTCGTCAGCAGTATAACGCAAAAAGCTATCTTTCCGAAGAAAGACAGCTTTTTGATTAGTATCTTATTTGTCTAAACTGAAGTCCAGTTCTGGTCCTTTTGGTACAATGCCATTTGGATTGATTTGTTTATGACTACGGTAATAGTGCTTTTTGATATGGTCAAAGTTGACCGTCTCTTTTACACCAGGTTCATTGTACAATTCTCTTGTGTAACGCCATAAGTTTTTATAGTCTACGATTCTTTTGATGTTACATTTGAAGTGACCGTGATAAGCACTATCGAAACGGATCAAAGTCGTAAATAAACGCCAGTCTGCTTCCGTGATTTCGTCTCCTACTAGGTAGCGGCTATGTTCTAGTCGTTCTTCAATATCATCTAAGGCATCAAATAATGTTGTGACTTCTTTTTCATAAACCTCTTGAGTTGTGGCGAAGCCAGCTTTGTAGACACCGTTGTTGATTGTGCCATAAACTTTTTCGTTGATTTCATCAATCTCTGTCATTTTGTTTTCTGGAAGAAAGTCTTTATCATTTGCACCCACTTCGTCGAAAGCTGAATTCAACATGCGCATGATATCTGCGGATTCGTTATTGACGATTTTATTTTGTTTTAAATCGTATAATACAGGTACAGTTACGCGACCACTGTATTCAGGTTCAACATGTGTATAAATCTGATACAGATAATCTGCATGGATAACCGGATCTTGGATGACACCTTCTTCTTCCTCAAATGTCCATCCATTTTCTCCCATCAACGTATTGACAACAGAAATTGAAATCATGTCTTCTAGTCCTTTTAGACTGCGCATGATTAATGCGCGACTAGCCCATGGACAAGCGAGTGAAACATATAAGTGATAACGACCTGGTTCTGCTTTAAATCCAGCTTCTCCAGTCGGACCTGCGCTACCGTCCTTTGTAATCCAGTTTCTAAATTGTGACTCCTCCCGAATAAATTCGCCTTCGTCATTATTGTAATCCCATTTGTCGTACCATTTCCCTTTAACTAATAGTCCCATAAGCGACCCCTTTCAAGAGTTATACCGTTTTAAAATCGTTCTACTTCTAGTATAAGTCTCGAAATCGAAATAAACAAATAACTTTAATGAAATTTTTAAAAGGTCCGAAGCCAATCAACACTTCTTCAAGAAATAAGCCAAAACCGTATCGTCTTCTGTTAATTCAGGATGATGCGCCGTTACCAGTACATTATCTTGTTCAGCTGCAACGATTTTATCGTCTATCCTTGCTAGGACTTTAACATTTGATCCCACTGACTGGATATAAGGTGCTCGAATAAAAACGGCTTCTACTGGTTGTTCGATGCCTTTGAAATATAGTAACGTTTCAAAGCTGGCCACTTGTCTACCGAAACCATTACGCTCCACTTCCATCTCGATAAAGCCCAAGCGAAGATCGGTTGTTTCGTGACTGTTGTCTGTACTGCATAAAATCAGTCCGGCGCACGTTCCAAATATCGCTTTTCCTTCTTGATAGACCTGTCGTAATCGTTTTTCCAGTCCTTGTTCCCGAATCAGGCGTCCGATAGCGGTTGATTCTCCTCCTGGAATAATAAGGCCATCCAACTGATCGAAATCCTTTTCCGTTTTGACGGAAACAGCTTGAACCCCTGACCTTTTTAGCGCTTCAAGGTGCTCTGTGACAGCGCCTTGTAAACTTAAAACCCCGATTCTTTTCGTCATAGTTATCTGCCTCTTTCTTGCATCCGTTCGCTTTCTTGTAGGTGGCTGATTTCGATCCCTTTCATCGGCTCGCCCAAGTCTTTAGACAGTTCCGCAAGCAATGCATAGTCTTCATAATTTGTCGTTGCTTGAACGATTGCGCGTGCAAATTTTTCTGGCGATTCTGATTTGAAGATACCGGACCCGACAAAGACGCCGTCCGCTCCCAGACTCATCATCAGTGCCGCATCTGCTGGTGTCGCTACACCACCTGCCGCAAAGTTTACGACTGGTAACTTTCCTAATTCTTTGATTTCTTTTACCAATTGATACGGCGCGCCCAAGTCTCTAGCGAATGTCATCAATTCATCATCAGATTTTGTCGATAACAAACGAATTTGGCTATTCACTTGTCTCATGTGACGAACCGCTTCAACAATATTTCCGGTACCGGGTTCTCCTTTGGTTCTCAGCATAGATGCGCCTTCACCAATTCTTCTCAGTGCTTCGCCTAAGTCTCGACAACCGCAGACGAAAGGCACAACATAGTCTGATTTCAGTAAGTGGAATTCTTCATCGGCTGGCGTGAGTACTTCACTTTCGTCAATATAGTCGACACCCATTGCTTCTAGGATTCTCGCTTCTGAAATGTGTCCAATTCTTGCTTTCGCCATGACCGGTATGCTGACCGCATTCATCACTTCTTCAACGATAGTTGGATCCGCCATGCGCGCAACCCCACCTGCTTTACGAATATCAGATGGTACACGTTCCAATGCCATAACAGCTACCGCACCCGCTGCTTCTGCGATGCGTGCTTGTTCTGCATTGATGACATCCATAATGACACCACCCTTTTGCATTTGTGCCATGCCACGTTTCACTCGTTCACTACCGATTACTTTTTCATTCATGTTCCATGTCCCCCAATTTTTTATCTTTCTTAATGATTGTCAGTATACAAAAAGAGGAAGCCTCTCCCTACATCCAATTGGACGATAATTAACCCATCCAATTTTGTGGTAGAATAATAAAAAATCAGAAAGGAACTTTTATTATGGAAAACTGGTCTCTTCCAGAAACAAAAACCAAGCCACTGTATCAAGAAATCATGTTATTGATAGAAGAAAAGATTCGGTCCGGTCAGTTAGCAGCTGGAGAACGATTGCCAGCCGAACGCAAACTGGCTGAAGCATTAGATGTAAACCGGTCAACAGTGATTCGTGCAATGGAAGAATTGACTGCTCAAGGTGTTTTGACGAGAAAAAAAGGGAGCGGTACGTTTGTAAATCCAGATAAATGGGGCTTACAAATGCGTCCGATGATCAATTGGGGTACAGCACTGACCACTGCACATCTAAAAAGAACCTCTCCTTATCAGCAGGCCGCAGAACGTATGAAAGTTCAGTTTCCAGAAACAGTGCTAGACCTCTCAAACGGTAGCTTACGTTCTGATCTTCTTCCTGAACTTCACGCACCAAGTTTATCTTGGAAAGAACTTGTTGAGCAGGAAAAAGCCCAATTAGCCGTCGCTCATGGTATAAAAAGCTTACGAGAAAGCGTGCAGCGTCATCTGAAGCGCACTTATCAAATCGATGTCCCGCTCGAAGAGATCCTAATTACTTCTGGTACGCAAAATGCCTTGTTTCTGATTACGCAAGGACTTCTGAAACCGGGAGATACAATCGGAATAGAGGCACCTTCTTACTTCTACTCTCTGCGCCTATTTCAAGCTGCGGGTCTTCGGATCGTGCCGATCAAGATGGATCGCGAAGGGATGACGATTAAGGGACTGCAGGAGGCTTCTTTGAATCATTCTTTGAAGATGGTCTTTTTGAATCCTATTTTCCAAAATCCGACAGGTTTGGTTATGAGTGCGAAGAGAAAGGCTGAGATACTGGATTATTGTTTATTGAAGCGGATTCCAATTGTTGAAGACGATGCTTATGGTGGATTGGCGTTTGACGAAGATATGGATTATCTTCCGCTAAAGCAACTCGATACGGCGCAGCAGGTTATTTATTTGGGAACGATGTCTAAACTGGCTGGACATCATTTGCGTGTTGGCTGGATGGTGGGTCCGCAAGCTGTACTAAAGGAACTGGCAGATATTCGATTGCAAATTGATTCTGAGGTCAGTTTTCTTCCTCAATTTATGGCAGATGCTTTTTTGAGAAATGAACTTGAAGATCATTTACAATTTGTTAGAGTTGAGCTGGCGAAAAGAGCTCGAGCAATGGAAGACTGGTTGCGTGAACAGTTTGGGGACACGATCGCTTTCGAACCTGCCAGAGGCGGTTTTCATCTTTATTGTCGCTTCCCTGGTCGTTCAAAAGAAGAAGTGGAACAGTTATTGATGGCCTTACTCGACCAGCAGATCATTGTGTCAGAAGGCGAAAAGTTTGGTGATTTGACGAATGGGTTTCGATTGAGTTTTATTCATTTCAAATTGCCCCATTAATCGAAAAAAAATCTCGAAGGATTTAGGTTGTCATCCTACTTCGAGATCTTTTTTATTCTAAACTTTTTTCCATTCCTCAAATAATAGCCCGTAATTGTAAACATCTAGCCATTTACCGTCTTGAAACAGACCTTCGCGGTCGACGCCTTCTCTTTGGAATCCAATTTTTTCGTAAACTTTGATTGCTGGTTCGTTGTTACTGTGTACGCTTAATCGTATTTTGTGAAGTCCTAACTCATAAAAGGCAAACTTACAGATGGTATGCACGGCATCTGTTGCGTATCCTTTTCCTCTGTTAGATGCCGGAACGATTGCGAGTCCTAGTTCAGCTCCTCTATTTTTGAATTGTACATCAGATAAGGATACCCAGCCTACAAATTCGCTAGAAAATCGTTCTCTGATGGCAAACAGAAAGCGTTCATTACTGTCACTATCTCCCTGAAAGGTTTTCCATGCTTCTTCATTCCAAGGATGAAAGGTATCCCAGCTAATATTGCGTAAAAATTCATTGTCCCACTGGTATTGCGTCAGCATCCCGAAATCTTCTTCCTCAAAGTGTGTAAAGGCAACTTTTTCTCCTGATATGACATTTTCCATATGTATACGCTCCTTTTTTTATAAATAATCTTAGTAGCATTATTAAAGAACGATTTTTTAAAATTTCAATTCAATCTACGGCGTATTCACAAAGCTATAAAGCAAGAAACCAATAAATCCTAGAATCAAGATGATTACCACGATAAACAGCAAGGAAAACACACCAAAACAGGAATATCCCTTACCTTTATACAATTGCTTTTCATTCTCTTCTTCAAATGAATTATGCAATTCACATTTCTCCTCTCCATTAAACAATCTTTTGTCTTAATACGGTATACTAAACTAACGTACGAATCAAACTTACGAGGTGTTTTGATGTATTTAGATGATTTCATGCAACAGCATTTTCCTAATCTAGAACTTTATCCCTCCTTATTTTATAAATGGGGAATTGGGATTCGATATGAACTTGGGCAAGAGAAAAATGATTCACTAGAGTCTTATTTATACGATGCCTATAAACGAGCGAAGACCCTTTTTGAATTTCTCCATCAGCCTGACGATACTATACTTATTGTAATAGATGTCTCAGATAAGGAAACCGGGAAACCATTCGAACGTCAACTTAAGAATTTTGCTCCTTATGTAGACAAACATCTATTATTCAAGATACAGTATCAGCAGCTTCACTCTACCGATTTAGAGGATGATATCGACCCGTTCCCAGTTCACAGATTCACCTTACGTTGTCAAACGGCTGAACTCCAGTATGCTCCTATGCTTAAAGCACTCTGCAATCAGGATTTCAGCATACAACCGAGCTTGTCTCACTTTGTTTACTTCATTAATATAAACAAGAAAACCATTTTCCAAGTGTATGATGACCGTGGCTGTGATGTAATCGCTCGTTCTCCAGATGCTTTGAAAGAAGCTTATACGACCTTTAATGATTGGATTTTAGATTATGATCGACTGAAAATCGATAACACTTTTCGTCGAATATCGGTTTAAGATTTTCAAAAAGATAAATAGTAGAATCTAAAAACCGATCTTCACCCTCATTATAGCGATTTGATTAATCGCAAACTACAAAGAAATAAAATGGATCTCACGAAAAACTTATAAGATATTTTCTTATAAAATGAGATAAGATTTTACATTTATTTAGCTTATACTCTCTTAAAAAGCATTTTACTTGGAAAGGAAGAGATACTTTGAAGAAAGCTTTATCTGTAGTCGGATTGGTCCTCGTTGTTTCAGGGTTCTTTTGGTTTAATCTACGTGATTTCCAAACACCTGCGGACAATGTATCTGAACTCTTTGTTGCCTCAAACGGCGATGACGAGAATCCAGGAACCATTGACGAACCGTTAAAAACTTTAGAAGCTGCCGCAGATCAAGCTGTTGCCGGGACGACTGTGTCTATTCGAGAAGGCACCTACTTTGAATCCCTTATTGTCCAACATAGCGGTACTGCCTCAGGTCCAATCGTATTTCAAGCGTACTCTGGCGAAGAGGTTCATTTAAGTGGTGAACGATTTGAAGATACCCCTGATGACCGTGCATTAGTTAAAATTGATGGATACAATCATATCTCAATAAAAGGACTGACACTTGAAAATCTCTCCACAGATGATCCTGACAAAACGGTCATAGGTATGTTAATCACTGGACCCAGTCAACATATCAAACTCACTGATAATTGGATTGAAAATATTGTGACCACTGCATTTGAAGGAAACGCACATGGAATCGCTGTGTACGGTAACG encodes:
- the pdxS gene encoding pyridoxal 5'-phosphate synthase lyase subunit PdxS, which encodes MNEKVIGSERVKRGMAQMQKGGVIMDVINAEQARIAEAAGAVAVMALERVPSDIRKAGGVARMADPTIVEEVMNAVSIPVMAKARIGHISEARILEAMGVDYIDESEVLTPADEEFHLLKSDYVVPFVCGCRDLGEALRRIGEGASMLRTKGEPGTGNIVEAVRHMRQVNSQIRLLSTKSDDELMTFARDLGAPYQLVKEIKELGKLPVVNFAAGGVATPADAALMMSLGADGVFVGSGIFKSESPEKFARAIVQATTNYEDYALLAELSKDLGEPMKGIEISHLQESERMQERGR
- a CDS encoding DUF3885 domain-containing protein translates to MYLDDFMQQHFPNLELYPSLFYKWGIGIRYELGQEKNDSLESYLYDAYKRAKTLFEFLHQPDDTILIVIDVSDKETGKPFERQLKNFAPYVDKHLLFKIQYQQLHSTDLEDDIDPFPVHRFTLRCQTAELQYAPMLKALCNQDFSIQPSLSHFVYFININKKTIFQVYDDRGCDVIARSPDALKEAYTTFNDWILDYDRLKIDNTFRRISV
- the pdxT gene encoding pyridoxal 5'-phosphate synthase glutaminase subunit PdxT, which codes for MTKRIGVLSLQGAVTEHLEALKRSGVQAVSVKTEKDFDQLDGLIIPGGESTAIGRLIREQGLEKRLRQVYQEGKAIFGTCAGLILCSTDNSHETTDLRLGFIEMEVERNGFGRQVASFETLLYFKGIEQPVEAVFIRAPYIQSVGSNVKVLARIDDKIVAAEQDNVLVTAHHPELTEDDTVLAYFLKKC
- a CDS encoding GNAT family N-acetyltransferase, which gives rise to MENVISGEKVAFTHFEEEDFGMLTQYQWDNEFLRNISWDTFHPWNEEAWKTFQGDSDSNERFLFAIRERFSSEFVGWVSLSDVQFKNRGAELGLAIVPASNRGKGYATDAVHTICKFAFYELGLHKIRLSVHSNNEPAIKVYEKIGFQREGVDREGLFQDGKWLDVYNYGLLFEEWKKV
- a CDS encoding PLP-dependent aminotransferase family protein; translation: MENWSLPETKTKPLYQEIMLLIEEKIRSGQLAAGERLPAERKLAEALDVNRSTVIRAMEELTAQGVLTRKKGSGTFVNPDKWGLQMRPMINWGTALTTAHLKRTSPYQQAAERMKVQFPETVLDLSNGSLRSDLLPELHAPSLSWKELVEQEKAQLAVAHGIKSLRESVQRHLKRTYQIDVPLEEILITSGTQNALFLITQGLLKPGDTIGIEAPSYFYSLRLFQAAGLRIVPIKMDREGMTIKGLQEASLNHSLKMVFLNPIFQNPTGLVMSAKRKAEILDYCLLKRIPIVEDDAYGGLAFDEDMDYLPLKQLDTAQQVIYLGTMSKLAGHHLRVGWMVGPQAVLKELADIRLQIDSEVSFLPQFMADAFLRNELEDHLQFVRVELAKRARAMEDWLREQFGDTIAFEPARGGFHLYCRFPGRSKEEVEQLLMALLDQQIIVSEGEKFGDLTNGFRLSFIHFKLPH